The following are from one region of the Bacillus sp. (in: firmicutes) genome:
- a CDS encoding histidine kinase, with protein MEVEKQPVEFYKDEVLPVVESKMDEFRLLGYDRVSLQGIWDCLQNKKWRKKEDKLLHEVVADILSLQIGDYMSYLTIEAYKGPDFFAEFETTVDRTN; from the coding sequence ATGGAGGTTGAAAAACAGCCTGTTGAATTTTACAAAGATGAAGTGCTGCCAGTTGTAGAAAGTAAAATGGATGAATTTCGTTTGCTTGGGTATGATCGTGTTTCATTGCAGGGAATATGGGATTGTTTACAAAACAAAAAATGGAGGAAAAAGGAAGATAAACTTCTCCACGAGGTTGTCGCCGATATTTTATCACTTCAAATTGGTGATTATATGAGCTATTTAACAATCGAAGCCTATAAAGGACCTGATTTTTTTGCTGAGTTTGAAACAACTGTTGACAGAACAAATTGA
- the spoVB gene encoding stage V sporulation protein B — protein sequence MSNRYKQSFLRGTLILILAGLITRFLGFVNRIVVARIMGEEGVGLYMMALPTFLLAITLTQLGLPVAISKLVAEADAKGDQRAIKKILVVSLAITAVTSIIFTTGMIALTPLLSNTLLTDSRTYYPLIAISPIVPIIALSSVLRGYFQGLQNMRPAAYSQVIEQIVRIALVAVITKALLPYGVEFAAAGAMISAVIGELASLLFMLTMFKMKKQIKVRRHFFQQIKAGKRTLDDLLRIALPTTGSRLIGSISYFFEPIVVSQSLSLAGVATVLATKQYGELTGYAIPVLLLPSFVTTSLSVSLVPAISEAAARGQTLMIEHRLQQALRLTLVTGGLSIVILYVFATPIMELMFNTTKSAIYVQLMAPFFLLSYFQGPLQATLQALDLAKAAMINSLIGAFVKIAAIFAFASRPEFGIMGVAIAIILGMLLVTLLHFATVIKAISYTFYVKDYAKSIVTMVASGVIGSFVFKHTLVDASLSLQTFTAIIVTAIVYCFLLAIFRLVLKEEINRIPLIGPKVAMIFPSKKK from the coding sequence ATGTCTAATAGATATAAACAAAGTTTTTTACGAGGGACTTTGATTTTAATTTTAGCCGGGCTAATTACCCGTTTTCTTGGATTCGTGAATCGCATCGTTGTTGCAAGAATTATGGGTGAAGAAGGCGTTGGACTTTACATGATGGCTTTGCCAACCTTCCTTTTAGCGATTACGCTGACACAATTAGGCTTACCTGTTGCCATCTCAAAGCTTGTTGCCGAGGCAGATGCAAAAGGAGATCAGCGTGCGATAAAAAAAATCCTCGTTGTTTCACTAGCGATTACAGCTGTAACAAGCATCATTTTTACAACGGGCATGATTGCTCTTACACCGCTTTTATCTAATACACTGTTAACAGATTCGCGTACATATTATCCATTAATCGCAATCTCGCCTATTGTTCCGATTATTGCTTTATCATCGGTGTTGCGCGGCTATTTTCAAGGGCTGCAAAATATGCGGCCAGCAGCGTATTCACAAGTAATTGAGCAAATCGTTCGCATTGCTTTAGTCGCGGTGATTACGAAAGCGCTTTTACCCTATGGTGTAGAATTTGCTGCTGCAGGGGCGATGATTTCCGCCGTCATTGGTGAGCTAGCATCGCTACTTTTTATGCTAACAATGTTCAAAATGAAAAAACAAATAAAAGTGCGTCGTCATTTTTTCCAACAAATAAAAGCAGGCAAACGTACATTAGATGATTTGTTAAGAATTGCTTTACCGACGACAGGAAGCAGATTAATTGGATCGATTTCTTATTTTTTTGAACCAATTGTTGTTTCACAAAGCTTAAGTCTAGCAGGTGTGGCAACTGTCTTGGCCACAAAACAATATGGTGAGCTTACAGGATATGCCATCCCCGTTTTATTGCTCCCATCCTTTGTAACAACATCCCTGTCCGTTTCCTTAGTGCCAGCGATAAGTGAAGCAGCGGCAAGAGGGCAAACGCTCATGATTGAACATCGCTTACAGCAAGCGTTACGATTAACTTTAGTAACAGGTGGCCTATCGATTGTTATTTTATATGTATTTGCGACACCGATTATGGAGCTAATGTTTAACACGACAAAATCAGCTATTTATGTCCAACTGATGGCACCTTTTTTCCTGTTATCCTATTTCCAAGGCCCACTACAAGCAACATTACAAGCACTTGACCTTGCAAAAGCGGCAATGATTAACAGCTTAATTGGGGCGTTTGTAAAAATTGCCGCCATTTTTGCTTTTGCCTCAAGACCTGAATTTGGTATCATGGGGGTAGCAATCGCGATTATTCTCGGAATGTTACTTGTTACATTGCTTCATTTCGCAACAGTAATTAAAGCAATAAGCTATACATTTTATGTGAAAGATTATGCGAAAAGTATTGTAACAATGGTTGCCTCAGGAGTTATCGGCAGTTTTGTTTTTAAGCATACCCTAGTCGATGCGTCACTATCTTTGCAAACTTTTACGGCAATCATCGTGACCGCTATTGTATATTGCTTTTTGCTCGCCATCTTTCGCTTAGTATTAAAAGAAGAAATTAACCGGATACCGTTAATCGGTCCGAAAGTAGCGATGATTTTCCCAAGCAAAAAAAAGTAA